The genomic stretch TAAAGGTCGCCCCGAGGGCGGCGAACCAGGCCCATCGCCGAAAACCCTAGCCCCGACCTGATCCGATCGGGCTCTGCTTCCCATGGCGGCAACCTCAACCCAGGCGAGCCTCCTGCTCCAGAAGCAGCTCAAAGGTACGGATCCGGGCGGCCCTGTGTTCCTCTCTACTTTTTGCCACCGATTCGTACCGATCGGACACTAATcgtccggcgattgctgcagatcTAGCGAAGAACCCCGTGGATGGGTTCTCGGCGGGGCTGGTGGACGATAGCAACGTGTTCGAGTGGCAGGTCACCATCATCGGCCCGCCTGAAACCTTATAGTGAGTTCCATCTTTTTGCCCTGCAATTATAGTTACTGCTTATAGCGAGTTCCATCTTCTTGACCTACAATTATAGTTACTGCTAGACAGCATCAGTTCCTACTGTGAGAATTCCATGTTTCGATGCCGATCTGCGGCGCTTGCTGATGAATTTAGTTACAGTGAATATGTTTGGGTCGTGTAGCTCACTGATTTTTATGTTACCCATATATTATCTTGATGTCAATCTTTGAATTGTGCAGTCACTTTCCTTTCTTGTGGAAGGCACAAGCCCAGCCTTAGTATTTGGATTAATAATAGAGGGTATCCATAAGCTATACTGGCATTACTAAGTTAATTGGAAATAATGACGGGTATTTTGTTCGCTGTTTTCTAGTATTAATTATCATTATGCAAACAAAAAGGTGTTAGTTGGTAAACATAGGAGGGCAACAAAGTTTCTGGATGAGGAAGCTTACACACCCTTATGTGTCCCTCTATAGTGCCACTAATTTGACACTAATTTATTTGGAGGTATGGATCGATGATTTTTATTTTGGAAGTGTATTGTTAACCAGTAATCATAATTTAATTTAATGTATTCTTGTGACTTTGCTAGACCATTGGCCATGAAATATGTAACAAGGATCGTCGCCACTGAAAAAATTATATAATAAATTATAAAATTCAGAATCTTCCTTAAAGGCATTAAATCCTGGAACCACAAGTTTTTCGTGACCTCTTGTTCtattaaaatataatttttaaaagCACTAGAAATACGGAAGAATATTGTAATTCCTAAGGATCTTGTAACCTGCTAGTCCTTGAAAGGACAAGGATGTGAACTTCGCCCTCAGATCTACTCTGTAATCTGTGTGAATCCTGCCTATCTAGGGTTCATCATACCACCAGTGGCGTGGCAATAGCCCCTCACTGCCAGCCTATGGGTCGGTCATGACAACCATGAAGACAGTTATGGTGGTCACATGCAACTATTAGATACTCATGCACAAGCTATTCTGCAAGCATATCCGGTTGAGTGTCCCTTTCAGATTGCATCAATGATGCTGACTTTTCTCAAATTGAACATAGCGGCCAGGAGTCTTGTTATGGAACTTGAGAGTCCACATCAACGACATATACCAGTGAAACGGATATTAAACTTATTTGTTTCTCTGTTTCCATGTAGTTGGATTTAAAAGGATGGTTTTGTATGCAGTGATGGAGGCTATTTCAATGCAGTAATGACCTTTCCCCAGAACTACCCCAACAGTCCTCCATCAGTGAGATTTACTTCTGAGATGTGGCATCCGAATGGTGAGCTCCTTGGTAGCCCCCTTTTATTTCATATCATCATGCCTGTGTTCTGACAATGTTTACGATGTTGAATTCTCAGTCTATCCTGATGGGCGTGTGTGCATTTCTATTCTTCATCCACCTGGTGATGATCCCAATGGTTATGAGCTTGCAAGTGAACGTTGGACACCAGTACACACAGTAGGGTTTCTTCTGTAGATTCATATGAGTATTTTCTTTAAATGTGATTATGTGAAGTATTAAATTTATTAAGCCTCAACATCAGATGCTATCAATTTAGAAAAATAACTGCTTTTAATCAATTTATCTGATTCTATCATTTATACTCATTTAAAAAGCGGTTCCAGGCTGGTTTTTGCTTAGTGGTGGCACCTATTTTCAGTTGTTAGGGTTCTGATCGTCCAAACTGTTTAGACCTGAAAACAAACCAGCTCTTTATGGAACAGATTGTTGCTGACCAGTAGCCTCAAAATCAGATTGTTAACTGCTGAGTGTATCCAGGTTATGTTTGTTTATTAAATGTAAAAGGCATTTTGATTAGTTTAGAGCATGTCTATTCCAAAATAATCCTAATGTCACCTATGGCTTAGTGCAACCAAACAAATCTGATATGCGGTTATTCTGAAAGTGATTTGAACATCAACTTGAATCTCGTATTTCCTAATTTATTATTTGTGAACTTGCAGG from Lolium rigidum isolate FL_2022 chromosome 4, APGP_CSIRO_Lrig_0.1, whole genome shotgun sequence encodes the following:
- the LOC124650363 gene encoding ubiquitin-conjugating enzyme E2 7-like encodes the protein MAATSTQASLLLQKQLKDLAKNPVDGFSAGLVDDSNVFEWQVTIIGPPETLYDGGYFNAVMTFPQNYPNSPPSVRFTSEMWHPNVYPDGRVCISILHPPGDDPNGYELASERWTPVHTVESIVLSIISMLSSPNDESPANIEAAKDWRENRDEFKKKVRRLVRKSQEML